Genomic DNA from Paenibacillus borealis:
GTTTAACAAAGTATATGCCCTGATCTTAAAACCAGGTACTAAATTCATTCTAAGTTCATTATAATCTCTTTCCATACAAAAAGAAAAGCCAAGAAATGCCGCTATGGAGCTGTTTAAGCGCATCAAGCGCCTTCAGCTCCGTCCGGCATTCACTTTAGCCCCTTCATCGTTTGCTAGAATCCGATTGCTCTTCCATCCACCGCAAGCATAGCTTCCCCGATGATCTCCGAGAGTGTCGGGTGGGCATGAATAGCCTCGCCAACCTCCCAAGGTGTTGCATCCAGGATCTGTGCCAATGCTGCTTCACCGATCAGATCCGTCACATGCGGGCCAATCATCTGCACCCCGAGAATATCCCCGCTCTTCGCATCTGCGACCACCTTCACGAAGCCATCCTTCATTCCGTAGACAATCGCTTTGCCGATCGCCGAGAACGGGAACTTGCCGGTTACAGTCTCATGTCCCAGCGCTTTCGCTTCCTTCTCGGTATAACCGACACTTGCCACTTCCGGCCGCGTATAGACGCAGCGGGGAACCAGATGGGCTTCATAAGGATGAAGCGTTTCGCCCGCCAGGTGATTCACGGCACGGATGCCTTCATGGCTGGCGGCATGGGCCAGCTGCAGTCCGCCGATGCAGTCGCCGATGGCATAAATATGCGGCTCTCCTGTCTGCATATTGGCATTCACTCCGATGACACCTTTGTCGAAGCGGATATCTGTATTTTCCAGGCCGATATTCTCGATATTCGCTACGCGTCCAACGGATACCAGCAGCTTCTCTGCCGACAGGCTCTGACTCTGCTCACTCTTGCGGGCTTCAATTGTAATTCCGGCTTCCGATATGCTACAGGTCTCTGCATCCACGGTAGTACCGGTCAACACTTTGACTCCGCGTTTCTTCAGCAGACGCAGCAGTTCACGGGCAACCTCTTCGTCTTCCTGGGGCAGCAGCTGGCCTGCAGCCTCAACTACAGTTACCTGCACACCGAAATCGGCCAGCATCGAAGCCCATTCCACGCCGATAACCCCGCCGCCGACAATAATAATCGAAGCCGGAAGCTCTTCAAGCGTCAACGCTTCTTCACTGCTCAGAATCACCTTACCGTCAGGCGCAAGGCCAGGCAGAATACGCGGGCGTGATCCGGTTGCAATGATGAGATTGGTAGAGACTACAGTCTCCATCTCGCCATCCTCCAGCTCCACGGCAACGGAACCGCTTCGCGGAGAGAAAATAGACGGGCCGATAATCCGGCCTTTGCCTTTCAGAATCTGAATTTTATTCTTGCGCATCAAATACTGTACGCCCTGATGGAGCTGCTCCACAACCGCTTCCTTGCGCAGCTGCACTTTGGGAAACACCAGCTCTACACCAGTCGTCTCTATGCCGTAGCTTTCGCTCTCCTTGATTTCAGCAAATACCTCGGCACTGCGCAGCAGTGATTTGCTGGGAATGCAGCCGCGGTGCAGGCAGGTTCCGCCCAGCTTGTCCATTTCGATGACGACGACGGATTTGCCGAGCTGCGCGGCGCGGATCGCCGCCACATAACCACCGGTACCTCCACCAAGTATCGCCACGTCACAGGTAATTGTCATGATATGTATCCTCCAGTCATTCCTCTAAAATTCAGCTTAACCTATTATATTGTACTCTCTTTTGATTCTATTACAAAACTGATAAACATCATGTATCCATGGACTTTTGCCAATTGAAGCGTTATCATATGGGTGAATTCAAACGGCTGCGAAGAGGAGGGACTGTTATGAAACTGCTTATTTCACGCTTCATTGCCATCCTTATTCTGGTGTTCCCCGGCCTCTTGGCCATGAAGGGCTTCCTGATGATGAAAGATGATATATTCAACTACATCTCCATGCATGGTGACGACTCCGTTACACCGGATTTCGCCTGGCTGCATTTTGGCGGCGGATTGCTGCTATTTCTGGCCGGAATGAGCTTCCTCGGCGGCTGGATTCTGACCCGGGACCGCAAGAAGAACTATGTAGGACCACGCTTCAGAGAGAAGCAGAACGCGCAGCAGCCCCCGTCCACCGAGGCAACTCCCTAACACCAGTCAATAACTTAAATAAGCAGGGGATGTCCCAGGCCAGGAATGAACTGGCTGCCGGGGCATCCCCTTTTGTATGTCCGGATGTCCAGAAATTAACCGCATAGCAGCCTGAGCTGGAGAAAATCCCGATCCGCACCGGTCCCCTCACTTGTTTGCAATTTACAGGCTATGCGCCAAGAGACTCCCGCTCAAGTTCCAAATTGAGCCAGCATTGCGGCGGGAGAGCTTTAATTCCCCACTCTCTCTTATACCTACAATCTGCCGGAATACGTCAATCTCTTATAGTTGTTTCGCTGCCGGCTAGGAAGCACTGTCAATTAGGCCGCTGTAGACAACAATGTTGTACGTTTTGCAACTTTGTACCCGGACAGCCAGGTGTTCAGGTGGATTGTTGTATGAAATACAACAATCATCCGGCTAAGCCGGTTAAATAAGGTGAAATCCTGCATTTTCTACAACAATTTAGGATTTAGGCCGGTAGGATGAGGAAAATGTTGTATTTGGTGCAGGGTTTCATTAAATTCGCCCGATTTCTGCCCCGGAAAGCGGATATAATCGGGCGATTCTTGCGGCCACAGCATCAGCAGTCGCCCAGAAATCCAACTGTCCACAAGTGAAGGATTGATTTCATATTACAATCTTAAATTCAGCTCACATGTGCTCTATTGTGCTATAAGCAGTTATTCCGCTCTCCGGCTATTCGCCGGCTTATAACAACGGGATTATATTAATCCGGCGCGCGTTCTGCACTGCCTGTTTCAGCACCGTATCTTCGCATTCTCATCCTTACCGGAAGCATTTACTGCGCAGCACTTACTGCGCAGCAGCCCCCTTGCTCCCCTGCACCAGCTCGCTGTAGAGACCGCCCTGCCGCAGCAGCTCCTCATGGGAACCCTGCTGAATCAGTCGGCCACCTTGCAGCACCAGTATGCGGTCAGCAGCCCGGATGGTACCCAGTCTGTGGGCGATGACGAAGCTGGTCCGGCCCCGCATCAGCGCCTGAAGGCCTTCCTGAATCTTGATCTCGGTCACCGTATCGATACTGCTCGTAGCTTCATCCAGCACCAGCATAGACGGATTCGCAAGAATTGCCCGGGCAATAGCAAGCAGCTGCTTCTGCCCCTGGCTGATGCCGCTGCCGTCTACGGACAGCATCCGGTCATAGCCCCCTTGCAGTCTCATAATGAAGGCGTGAGCGTTGGCAAGCTTAGCGGCTTCCTCCACCTCTTCATCGGATGCATCCAGTCTGCCGTAGCGGATATTGTCGCGGATCGTACCTTTGAACAGGAAGGAATCCTGCAGTACGAAGGCCATATGGCTGCGCAGACTTTCCCTGGTGATCGTGGAGAGCTCTCTTCCGTCCAGCGTAATACTTCCTTTACTCGGATCGTAGAAGCGGGATAGCAGGCCGATCAGGGTGGTTTTGCCGGCTCCTGTAGGTCCAACCAGCGCAATCATCTCTCCCGGCTTAGCTTCAAAAGAAATATCCTGCAGCGTATCCGCGCCTCCATCATAGGAGAAGGACACGCCTGAGAACTTCACCGCGCCTTCCACATGCTGCAGCTTTACCGCTGCCCCCTCATCCCTGGCTTCGGTTTCTTCATCTAGTACTTCGAATACCCGCTCCGCACCGGCAATTGCCGATAGCAGGGTGTTCCACTGATTCGCCAGATCATTCAGCGGGCGTGTGAATTGGCGTGCATATTCGGCAAAAGCGATAATCACCCCGACCGTTACGAGTCCGCGGATGGCGAGCAGCCCCCCGACTCCGGCAACGATTGCAAAGCTCAGGTTGTTCAAACCATTCATCAGCTTGGGAATAAAGCCGGAAATCGCCTGGGCCCAATACCCTGACAGCATGATCCGTGTATTGCGCTCCCTGAAGCCGGTAATGACCCGCTCCTCCTGCGAGAACGCTTTGATAATCCGCTGCCCGGACAAGGTTTCTTCTATATATCCGTTCAGCTCCCCCATATTGCGCTGCCGCTCCTTGAACAGCGGGCCGGTCCGCTTGGTAATCCAGCGCATGCCCAGCATCATCAGCGGCACAACAACGAAGGTCAGCAGGGTCAGCAGCGGACTGAGCCACAGCATTACGCCCACCGTACCCACCAGCGTCAGGATACTGGAGAAAATCTGAATCGCCGAGCTGTTCAGCGTCGAGCTGATATTCTCTATATCATTGGTAAGCCGGCTCATAATCTCCCCCTGCTGCCTGCGGTTGAAGAAGGAAATGGGCAGACGGTGCAGATGAGAGAACAAATCCGTACGCATCCGGTACACGGTCTCCTGGGCAATCTCGATCATCCAGATATTCTGCAGCCAGGAGATCAGAGAATTAAGCAGGTAGACAAGGGCCAGCGTGATCAGAAAAATCACCCAGGTTCTGCCCCCGCTCCCTTCAAGGTAATGGTCCACCGCCCGGCTGATCAGGTAAGGTCCGAGCAGGGACAGGCCGGAGCTGAGCAGAACCATAAACAGTACCAGTATCAGCTTAGCCCTGCGCTCCGCAAGATAACTCCATATGCGTCCAAGCGTACCGGACCAGTTCTTGGCCTTGGCCTTCGGTTTCCGGGCGCCCATGGCCCCGAAGATCTTCCCTTCCCCCAGTCCGACTTCCAGCTTCGGATGGCGGAACGGCTCAATGAGTGCTTTGAACATGCTGCGCCTCCCCTGTCTGTGACTGATAGATTTTGCGGTACAGCGCGGACTCATCCATCAGTTCTGTATGCGTACCCTGTGCAATCAGCCGTCCTTCGTCCAGCAGCAGAATCAGATCTGCCGACACGGTGGAACTGATCTTCTGGGTGATAAGGAACGTTGTGCAGGACATTGTCTTCAGCTCCGCCAGTAAAAGCCCCTCCGTCACCGCATCAAGCGCACTGGTGCTGTCATCCAGAATCAGAATCGCCGGTTTGCGTACCAGCGCCCGCGCGATGGTCAGACGCTGCTTCTGTCCGCCGGACAGATTGACTCCGCGTTGCCCCAGCCGGGTATCGTATCCGTCCGGCAGTCCTGCAACTGTCTCATGAATCTGTGCCGCTGCGGCTGCCTGCTCAATGTCCGCCTGATCCGCCTTACCGTTCCCCCAGGCAATATTCTCACGGATCGAGCCAGTGAACAGCAGGACCTCCTGCGGTACATATCCAATAGATCCCCGCAGACCCTGTATGCCCATCTCCGTATGCTTCATCCCGTCAATCCTGATGACACCGCTGCCACATTCGTACAGACGGGGGATCAATGTTACCAGAGAGGATTTACCGGAGCCCGTTGCACCCATTATCGCCACACGTTCTCCAGGCTGCACTGTGAAGGAAATGTCCTCCAGCACTTTAATCTCACTGCCGGGATAACTGAAGCCGACCTGCTGGAACTCAACCTTCCCTTTAATGGCTGGCACCTGCTTCTGATTCGGAGTACCCGTTTGCGCTGGTGCCATCCCCAATTCCCCCTGGCCTTCACTGGCCGACATCACTTCAGCAATACGCACGGAGGAAGCCCGGGCGCGCGAGAAGCTTACCATTATCCAAGACAGCGCAGACAGCGCTCCCATGGTGCGCAGGGAGTAGTTAATAACCGCAACGGTCTGCCCGAGCGTCGCATCACCTGCGGAAATCTCAATCCGTCCAAACCATAATACAGCCAGAATCCCTGCATTCACGATGATCATAATAAATGGTGTCGAGGTCTCCGTCAGCCGCAGCGCGGCGACTGTAGATTTCATCAGATTCCCGCTGAACGAGGCAAAGCGGCCAATCTCGTGACCCATGCGCACAAAGACACGAATCAGGCGGATGCCGGTAAGATTCTCCTGAATAACACCATTGACATCATCCAGCCGGTTCTGCACATTGCGGAACAGGACAGAGGCCCTCCGCATCAGCCATAGGAGGAAAATCACCAAAAACGGCAGCGTCACCGTCAGCAGCAGTCCCAGCTTGACATGCACCACGAGCGCCATAATTACGCTGCCCACCACGACCAGCGGGATGCGGGTCATGAACCGCAGACCCATGAATATCGTATCC
This window encodes:
- a CDS encoding ABC transporter ATP-binding protein: MFKALIEPFRHPKLEVGLGEGKIFGAMGARKPKAKAKNWSGTLGRIWSYLAERRAKLILVLFMVLLSSGLSLLGPYLISRAVDHYLEGSGGRTWVIFLITLALVYLLNSLISWLQNIWMIEIAQETVYRMRTDLFSHLHRLPISFFNRRQQGEIMSRLTNDIENISSTLNSSAIQIFSSILTLVGTVGVMLWLSPLLTLLTFVVVPLMMLGMRWITKRTGPLFKERQRNMGELNGYIEETLSGQRIIKAFSQEERVITGFRERNTRIMLSGYWAQAISGFIPKLMNGLNNLSFAIVAGVGGLLAIRGLVTVGVIIAFAEYARQFTRPLNDLANQWNTLLSAIAGAERVFEVLDEETEARDEGAAVKLQHVEGAVKFSGVSFSYDGGADTLQDISFEAKPGEMIALVGPTGAGKTTLIGLLSRFYDPSKGSITLDGRELSTITRESLRSHMAFVLQDSFLFKGTIRDNIRYGRLDASDEEVEEAAKLANAHAFIMRLQGGYDRMLSVDGSGISQGQKQLLAIARAILANPSMLVLDEATSSIDTVTEIKIQEGLQALMRGRTSFVIAHRLGTIRAADRILVLQGGRLIQQGSHEELLRQGGLYSELVQGSKGAAAQ
- the lpdA gene encoding dihydrolipoyl dehydrogenase, which produces MTITCDVAILGGGTGGYVAAIRAAQLGKSVVVIEMDKLGGTCLHRGCIPSKSLLRSAEVFAEIKESESYGIETTGVELVFPKVQLRKEAVVEQLHQGVQYLMRKNKIQILKGKGRIIGPSIFSPRSGSVAVELEDGEMETVVSTNLIIATGSRPRILPGLAPDGKVILSSEEALTLEELPASIIIVGGGVIGVEWASMLADFGVQVTVVEAAGQLLPQEDEEVARELLRLLKKRGVKVLTGTTVDAETCSISEAGITIEARKSEQSQSLSAEKLLVSVGRVANIENIGLENTDIRFDKGVIGVNANMQTGEPHIYAIGDCIGGLQLAHAASHEGIRAVNHLAGETLHPYEAHLVPRCVYTRPEVASVGYTEKEAKALGHETVTGKFPFSAIGKAIVYGMKDGFVKVVADAKSGDILGVQMIGPHVTDLIGEAALAQILDATPWEVGEAIHAHPTLSEIIGEAMLAVDGRAIGF
- a CDS encoding DUF2627 domain-containing protein — its product is MKLLISRFIAILILVFPGLLAMKGFLMMKDDIFNYISMHGDDSVTPDFAWLHFGGGLLLFLAGMSFLGGWILTRDRKKNYVGPRFREKQNAQQPPSTEATP
- a CDS encoding ABC transporter ATP-binding protein codes for the protein MNLTFSYLKKYRVAAIAALVMMLIELAVELSQPLLISKIIDEGIREKDTAVVWLWGGVLVGSAAVAFLAGVLSSFFASHTSQGFAFDLRDKLYEKVQSFSYEIFSRFPTSSLITRLTGDVSQLQDTIFMGLRFMTRIPLVVVGSVIMALVVHVKLGLLLTVTLPFLVIFLLWLMRRASVLFRNVQNRLDDVNGVIQENLTGIRLIRVFVRMGHEIGRFASFSGNLMKSTVAALRLTETSTPFIMIIVNAGILAVLWFGRIEISAGDATLGQTVAVINYSLRTMGALSALSWIMVSFSRARASSVRIAEVMSASEGQGELGMAPAQTGTPNQKQVPAIKGKVEFQQVGFSYPGSEIKVLEDISFTVQPGERVAIMGATGSGKSSLVTLIPRLYECGSGVIRIDGMKHTEMGIQGLRGSIGYVPQEVLLFTGSIRENIAWGNGKADQADIEQAAAAAQIHETVAGLPDGYDTRLGQRGVNLSGGQKQRLTIARALVRKPAILILDDSTSALDAVTEGLLLAELKTMSCTTFLITQKISSTVSADLILLLDEGRLIAQGTHTELMDESALYRKIYQSQTGEAQHVQSTH